GTTGTATTGTTATTCAACATCTTTGTATCATCCTgtttttttcctcaaattctATCGTATTTCgagtttaaaaaaacaattatattataCTTATCTTTAATTTTGCTATCTCATTCTTCATTAtctcatctcacgaatcaagCGGTGTCTAAATATACACGAGCTTGGATTAAACTTGCCCAATATAATATGGATTTAGactatttttatattgttaGGGACCTCACTAAAATTTATGTAACcactaaaaaacataaaatttaaaaataaatgccAATATTCaaagaattaattaatcataaaaatcagaTAATGGGGATTTGAATGAATTGTATTAATTATTATCTTTGCCCACCCGCTGAGGTGGTTGTAATTCTCCCATGTAACAGCCACTTCTAGGAGTGAATCTAAGGCGACATGCCTTGCACACGCGCCACCACCACACGTGAACGTAGATCTTTTTGAACGCTTTGTTGTTCTTTAATGCAGCAAACAGGTACATTATAGGCGCTACCATTGCGCGTGGGCCACGCGGCAGGTGCTTGAAGGTCAGTTACATGCTTTTAGGAAGCTGGTGAgaattgcatttgttgttgcaAGATTGGAGTTTCACTTGTCCGTTTCTTGGAAATATTTCAGAAAAtcgaataaaaaaagaaaaaaactaatatttggCTGAAACATCAAAATCCCACCTCAAAAATGCAAACAAGttccaattttttcaaaaatttgagtgTAAAAATCTGTTCTTGAATTCAAGGTGAcgactatatatatttatattatattaattaattattatattatatattatgttgTTAAAAAGATGTGATCCTTGAAATGAAAGGAAGACGAGAGAATCTTAAAACTTTAATAAATGTCAATCAGATACACGTATGCCTTTTACTTCCTCAGAACCAAGAATATCTTTatgaatataataataatattttttttttcattataaacATGTTTTGAGACTGTACTATCAATGGGCTAAATGGGAAAGAAATGATTGATTCTAGAGGCAGATTTGGAAGAAAAGTATATAGAACAAGGTGAGGAGACCTTGTGTTGACAAATTCCGAGTCATCgttattttgtaaagcattctattttctttcatttctcGAATCTGTGTACAGAAAGAGAAACAAAGATCTTACCTTGGATCCCTCTTCCATGTAATTGATCAAGAAAATGGCGCAACATACTTCTATCTCCTCATTAATTGTGGGATTGTTTCTTCCTTCTTCTTTGAAGGTTCGCAGGTGACGGTATATGGAAAGATATCGGATTTGTTATTGGGTCTTGAATTATTGTCCTTACCGTGCAGAGAATCTTACAGTTTGAACTGAATTTGTGGGATTGTCTTTGACAACATGGATGAGTAGAATTTGGGTTTGAGGTATTCCACTTTAAACCTCTCATGCGCACATTTCTTTCGCCTTTGGGTGGCTTGAATCCCTTTTTTTTGGTTGATTTCGAGTCTTCGATTTTTGGTTTTGtatgattcaaattttggagtgTTTGCTTTGATTCTACTTGTGGGTCTGTCTGTCTTGTTTCACTGTGATTTATGAAGTTTCTATCAGATCGATTTTTCAGGTAATTGTAGATTCTTGTCGCCTTTTGAGGTCAAATGCAGATTATTGTGTAGCTTTCTTCGTTCATTTATGTCTTGTTGAATCCCACCTCAATCACTGTTGAAGAAGTTTGTAAAGGGTTTATAAGTGGCTATAACTGATTTTTTCTAGtaattaagtttgatttttggttCCAAATTTTTCTGCCTAAATTTAAATGTTAATGATAGGGTCTATCATTCTTTGTGTGATCGGTTCTGCTTCATGTTTTTATTCCAGAAATGAGAACTGAAATACAAGTAAATGGAATTTTGCGCGAGCACTGTTCCGCGACCGGCCATGATGGTAATGCCAATACGGATACGAGATCCTTATATCACCAAGAGAAATGTGTGAAAAATGGCCATAATCACGACTTGTCCCGGATAACAGAAGATGGTATTGTTGGATATGGCAAGGAGGAAATAAGCAAGACAATTCTCAAGCATGAAACAATATTTAGAAATCAGGTATGTTTCATTGTTACTCAGAATTTGTCACAAATGGCAAGTAATATGTGCTTTAGGCTTAATGAACCTAATTTTGTCAAATGTGCGTGTTTATAATTTGTCAGGTTCGAGAACTCCACAGGCTTTACATCAGGCAGAGAGAGCTGATGAACGAAATGAAAAGGGTAAAGTTAAACAAAGACGAACATAAGATACCCTTTATTTCCCTGATTCAAGACACACAAGATTTGACTAGCAGTGAAATTCCATTGTATAAGAGCATAAAGTTTGAGAAAAGAACGGGATCCCTCGAAGTTCCTGCTAATGTACTCGGAATTAATGTAGATAATCAGATGCAGAAAAGTTTTTACGAATTTCCTGTTGTGGAAACCACCAGTCGAAACCGGAACCATCAGGCATCGCGTGCTAATTCTGCTTTTACTGGTGCTTGGAGACCAGAATGTAAAGTTTATTCTTCAAGGCCACATTATCAAACTGACTTAAATTTAACCTGCTCAGCGGACATTAATCTTAGTAGTCCCTCGTGCCCTGCAAGGCCTGATGTTTCTGCAAATTCAGGTTCAACCTTTCACCTTGCATCAACAAATTTCTATGAAAATCCTCAGGCTGGAAAAAAAGGTGGAATTTGTTTCAGTATTATGAATTCGAGCAATGAAATATACGGAAAAGAGCATTTGTCTGATCGCTATACAGGTTAGCCAGTAATAAGACGTCCCTTGGCACATTTCTTGAGTTTCAACTTTCAAGATTCTATCACATGACTTATTTCAGTGATGTTGTGTGGTATTATACTGTCGTTCTGGTTTTAATATTTTGGCCTACGCAATCTTGTTGAATGATCCAGTTTATTTTTGTGATGTTTTCGGTGTTACCATTTTACTGTCAAAACTTGAAAGGGGAAACACAACCTCGGCTTCTGTTATTCAACTTTCTTTACCTAGATTCATTTACTACTTTCATACCGTATGTATTTAGTTTCTTGGTTGAAAAAGGTGCTTGGATGTAAGACATTGAAAGTTGGGCTTAATGTTAAACAGAACTCATTTCTCTATCCATATATTTACAGAGGAAAAGAGATTTGAAAAGCATTCTTTTACTGGAGACTTATATTTTGGCAAGTCACAGGCATGTTCTAAGGGGACACAGGCTGAGCCAAGAAATGGATTTTCAGATAATCATTTGAGTACATGTAACTCAGCATCTCGAAGGAAGCAGACGCTTTTTGGCGTCGAAATTTCTGAAGAAAATGATGATCCATTGGGTACAGTATCTAACACGTCAAGTATAATCATTAAGAATGATTTGGTCAACTGTGAAAGTGTTGGACACAGAGCTCCAGGAAAATGTTTCAAGAACGTGGATGAAACAAATGCAAAGCCTGTAGAAAATTCGAAAAGTGATTCAGAAAACTCCCACAAGTTTCAAATGGCGGTTCCTCAACAAAGTCTCGTGTTTACAGGTTGTCAAAGCAACCAGGAAAATCTGAAGGAACGGTTGCCCTGGTTTCTAAAAACTCCACAACAAAGGGGCGAACCCAAAAAAGGGGCGAATTATTCTTACTTCATGAATCTGGACTCCTTGCAGaattattcaaattattttttcaagaaaaccGAAAGAACTGGTGGTTCCTGGCCAACTTTGAAAGCAAAACAGGAAACCTCAGAATCAATAGCTGCACATATTGCTGATAATGGGATTCCTAAAACGATTCTCAGTTTTCCAATCTGTAATGCACTCCATACGGTCAAGAATCCAAATTCTGGAGGCAATATATCCAAGATTAACTGTTCTGGCATAGATAGTGGTGGTGGTCGAAATGAGCAGCTCGAAATCAAGGATTTTGTTTTGCAGAAAGGATTTAACAACTACATTTCTGGTTTGAGGCATCACATTGACTTGAACTTATCTTTTGAAGAGGAGGATGCTCCACCAGCTCCATCTATCCCCACAACTATAGTAAAAATTGCAACCACTGAGATAGACTTGGAGGCTCCAGCATTGATTGAATCGGAAGCAGAGGTGTCATTTACAGAAGCGGACTTGATAGAAGTGGAAGTGCCACCTAGAAAATCTGAACATTTTAATGAAGACTGTGACAGGATAGCAGCTCAGACCATAATTTCCTTTTCGATGTCTGGCAAAAGGAATTCAAATGAAGAAGTTGCACGGGAGCCCCTGGAGGCCATATCTAGCGATTTTCTCAAATGGTTTGCAGAAAAGATCTTGTCAAATTGTGATGATGCGATGAGAACAGTTTCTTTGGTTCAGAACGGTGTGGTTGATGCAGCTGAGTTGATTCCTTATGGTATGGACTGCTTCGAATTCATGACTTTAAAGTTGGAAGACACAAAGGAGGAACACTATAGCTATAAGCCCATGGAATTGAATAATCCAAGCGATGAAGAAACTAAAAGATCTCGAAAAGGGATGCCAGGACGAGGGAAACAACTAAAAGACTTCCAAAAGGACATTCTTCCTGGTCTGGTTACGTTGTCGAGGCAAGAAGTGACCGAGGATCTGAAAACGTTAGAAGGGCTACTATTCAAAGTTGAAGGTAGAAACTCCCTAAGAAGTGGCAGAGGAAGGAAGCGTTTTCGAGTCTTACCTACATCTCCAGTTTCAAAATCAGTTTACTCAACCATAACACAACAGCCCACTCAAAAACTAGGACTTGAAGGTAGAAACATACTCGGATGGGGAAAAAGGACGAGGCGTTTGCCGAGGCAGAGATGTCCTAATGCTCATCTTTCATCGCCTTTAAAATGCTAAATAGGCGGGGGAAATTCTTCGGAACGATTATGTAAACAGTCAATAATTTCTAGTTTCTTTGGCTTTCTTTGGTGCTTTCCATAAGCAAATACAATTAGTAGACAAACTAGCCACTAAAATCAAAACACAGCTACAGCGTGACCATTTTCAGTTCATTTATGCAAGCGTTGGtattccaaaattttcattttcatgatGCTTTTTCGCTGTTATGAATTTTAGAGTTGTCAAATTTAGCCAGTTATTTGATAGTTAAAATGACAACATAGAATACGTCCAAATTTGCAAAACATAAGATGACACatgcaa
This sequence is a window from Primulina huaijiensis isolate GDHJ02 unplaced genomic scaffold, ASM1229523v2 scaffold40239, whole genome shotgun sequence. Protein-coding genes within it:
- the LOC140969119 gene encoding uncharacterized protein isoform X1, whose translation is MRTFLSPLEMRTEIQVNGILREHCSATGHDGNANTDTRSLYHQEKCVKNGHNHDLSRITEDGIVGYGKEEISKTILKHETIFRNQVRELHRLYIRQRELMNEMKRVKLNKDEHKIPFISLIQDTQDLTSSEIPLYKSIKFEKRTGSLEVPANVLGINVDNQMQKSFYEFPVVETTSRNRNHQASRANSAFTGAWRPECKVYSSRPHYQTDLNLTCSADINLSSPSCPARPDVSANSGSTFHLASTNFYENPQAGKKGGICFSIMNSSNEIYGKEHLSDRYTEEKRFEKHSFTGDLYFGKSQACSKGTQAEPRNGFSDNHLSTCNSASRRKQTLFGVEISEENDDPLGTVSNTSSIIIKNDLVNCESVGHRAPGKCFKNVDETNAKPVENSKSDSENSHKFQMAVPQQSLVFTGCQSNQENLKERLPWFLKTPQQRGEPKKGANYSYFMNLDSLQNYSNYFFKKTERTGGSWPTLKAKQETSESIAAHIADNGIPKTILSFPICNALHTVKNPNSGGNISKINCSGIDSGGGRNEQLEIKDFVLQKGFNNYISGLRHHIDLNLSFEEEDAPPAPSIPTTIVKIATTEIDLEAPALIESEAEVSFTEADLIEVEVPPRKSEHFNEDCDRIAAQTIISFSMSGKRNSNEEVAREPLEAISSDFLKWFAEKILSNCDDAMRTVSLVQNGVVDAAELIPYGMDCFEFMTLKLEDTKEEHYSYKPMELNNPSDEETKRSRKGMPGRGKQLKDFQKDILPGLVTLSRQEVTEDLKTLEGLLFKVEGRNSLRSGRGRKRFRVLPTSPVSKSVYSTITQQPTQKLGLEGRNILGWGKRTRRLPRQRCPNAHLSSPLKC
- the LOC140969119 gene encoding uncharacterized protein isoform X2, encoding MRTEIQVNGILREHCSATGHDGNANTDTRSLYHQEKCVKNGHNHDLSRITEDGIVGYGKEEISKTILKHETIFRNQVRELHRLYIRQRELMNEMKRVKLNKDEHKIPFISLIQDTQDLTSSEIPLYKSIKFEKRTGSLEVPANVLGINVDNQMQKSFYEFPVVETTSRNRNHQASRANSAFTGAWRPECKVYSSRPHYQTDLNLTCSADINLSSPSCPARPDVSANSGSTFHLASTNFYENPQAGKKGGICFSIMNSSNEIYGKEHLSDRYTEEKRFEKHSFTGDLYFGKSQACSKGTQAEPRNGFSDNHLSTCNSASRRKQTLFGVEISEENDDPLGTVSNTSSIIIKNDLVNCESVGHRAPGKCFKNVDETNAKPVENSKSDSENSHKFQMAVPQQSLVFTGCQSNQENLKERLPWFLKTPQQRGEPKKGANYSYFMNLDSLQNYSNYFFKKTERTGGSWPTLKAKQETSESIAAHIADNGIPKTILSFPICNALHTVKNPNSGGNISKINCSGIDSGGGRNEQLEIKDFVLQKGFNNYISGLRHHIDLNLSFEEEDAPPAPSIPTTIVKIATTEIDLEAPALIESEAEVSFTEADLIEVEVPPRKSEHFNEDCDRIAAQTIISFSMSGKRNSNEEVAREPLEAISSDFLKWFAEKILSNCDDAMRTVSLVQNGVVDAAELIPYGMDCFEFMTLKLEDTKEEHYSYKPMELNNPSDEETKRSRKGMPGRGKQLKDFQKDILPGLVTLSRQEVTEDLKTLEGLLFKVEGRNSLRSGRGRKRFRVLPTSPVSKSVYSTITQQPTQKLGLEGRNILGWGKRTRRLPRQRCPNAHLSSPLKC